ACCTGATTAGGGTGCCATGTCTAGAATATTGCCATTTGTCAAATTGTACACATGAGGATTCAGTACCAGTAAGCTGGCTTTGACTTGGTAAGATTCTGATGGAGGAAATCCATTTCAACCATTTGGCAAAGAGTGTAAGATTGCCAGCAATTAGCCCATTAGCTACTTGTCCTTACCCTCTTTATATAAGATTTACCTGTCAATGTCCTTTAatatcaccaaaaaaaaaaaaaaaaaatgtatgttGACAGTAATCTCTCACCTTGCTAATTTAGGCTGCCTAGTGGCttcacctcccctaaaattaaTCAATCTTCTACTGATCCCTACTCTGTATTTTAATATGTActtcttattctttttcttgttattattgttgttaCTCGTTATTAGGGACAGtgatttgagatatttatttgTGGAGAGGATGGCCATAATCTCACCTATTTTAAGcttaaacttaattttttttttttttggaggggaTCAATTGAATTCAGGATGTTGTTAGTAGCTCCACCATGTTCAAATAGTAGAAATGTCCCATTAAAcgataatgatattttatttttttgcaccATTTTCACTGATATTGAATGCACCAAGGGGCGATATAAAATTGGGGCACTAAGGGCACTTGCTCCTACTAGCCTCAAGAAATTTTAgatatttggaaaaattttatttataaaaaaattatttacttaCATCACAAACTCTTGTCCTTACTCTTTAAAATAAGTTTTACCTATCAATGTTCTttaatattataaaaaaaattcatacgcTGACGCTAATCTCTTACCACTTTTTGGCCGCGGCCTAACAGCTTCACCTTCTCCAGTTAATCAATCGTCTACTGATCCTACTTTGTGCATCAAGAAAAGCCCACCAGATCAGGGGTTCAAATCCCCCTTGGTGCATTAAGGGGAAGCAGAGTACTTTGTTTTGTCAATAAATCCAAGGAATGCACCTGGAGATTCACCTCCAGTCCCATATAAGTTCAGTTCGGTTCCCCTCCCCTCCTCCATCACAACGTAGAAGTAGAGTAAATTGTTGATATTGGACCAAAAAAGggaattcctttttttttttttttattactgcTGTTTGCGCGTTATTAATGACAGTGATTTGAGATAACTACCTATGGATAGGATGGCCATAATCTCACATATTATAAGATTAAACTtaactttttttaaaatcttttaaAGGGGATCAATTAAATTCAAGATGTTTTTAGTAGCATATTTTTgctttagttttttgtttcgtACAAATACATTAGCATATTTTTGCCttagttttttgtttcctaCAAAAACACCAATATTGCCTGAGTAAAAGGGGCAAAATCTCAATTAAGTACTAAACAGCACTTAAAACCAATTATAGTAAAAATGGGCCTTTTTCTTCTTGTAGCATTGCAAAATGACTTAAAATGTCATTTAAATATTGTGCCaaatagtcacttatcaaaAACTATTCTAAATAAACCGATTTCAAAATGTTTTCAACTTCAAGCCACATTAAACCTAGACACGAAAAGGAACAATCATGCATGTAAGGAACAACCAATTTAACATAAACTATGTTTAACATAAATCTCCAATGACTAATATACCAAATTACTACACTATTATCaattaattaatcataaaaaataggtaaatttaaaaaaagtaaaGCAAATCATCAATTTTGCCTACATTTTCCACAAGATTTTGGGTAACAACAATCTTAAAGGAACTCTTCaacttgttttaaaaaaatgttgcgttcaaaatagtaaaattgaACAAGGTACATTAAGAAACTTAAGCTAGTTAACATCAATCTAATACTAAACTTATTAAGTATCAAAAAACAGAGACAACATATGGATAACAACAAAAATCagcaaagaaaattttcataattttagGACAATAGAGTACTTGAGAGactaataaaatgaagaaaactgAAACGCAGGAGGCAGActtgaaagaaaaatcattcaGTAGTATCAAAGGCCAAAGGAAAGAGCTTTAATATGGCAATTAAATGGACAAATTTAAGAAATGTGTTAAGTACATTTTTGGCACTCTATTTTGTGGCACTTTTAAGTAGTTTTTAGGCATTTTCGACTAGAATCAGGAGTTGAAGTGGCACTTTTCTTAAGAATTAATGCTTGTATGTTGATTGATCAATGATTAAACTTTTGTCCCTTTTTAGTTATTAGTTTGTTGTTCTTCcaggaaaaaagggaaaaaaaaatgaaagtatgaagTCACCAAGCGAAGTAGGGCTGTCAACTGTCCGGATCTGGACCCGTCAACATTTTTCCGGGTACGGGTAGGTATATAGATCCGTGACCCAGACCCattttatctaataaatttACGGGTCAGATACGGAATATACCATTCCAACCCGAACCCGTttttattaattaataatttaaaaaatatatacctATTTATCAATTATTCATATCAAATTATCAATACTACTTTCAGGAACCCTACCCACCGCCGCACATCCCTTTTTCCCCtcactctcttttctcttttgctcTGCCTCCCGCCTCCGCCTCCGCCAGTGACCACTGACCAGTCCGCTCTTCCATCTCCATTCTCCAGCTCCATCTCTCCATCTCCATCTCCGTCGAGTCTGGCCAGCTCCAAAGAAGCCCAACCCAGTCCAATCTCACTCTCTTCTCTTTTGCTCTCTCCATCTTTGACGCCGGCGATCTCTCTCCATCTCTGACGCTTGACGGTTGCAGCTCCAAAGAAACCCAACTCTTCCAGCTGTTGAGGGAAAATTTCACTGTTGGCAAGCTGAAAAACTTGGAGCTTTTGCACAATTCGTAACCAAAATGAGAATCCATGCGTTGTACAAACGATAGCAACAACACAACACAGCACTCACATTCACATGTTTTTATCAGACATGGTGAGTCCCCCCAGGCAACTATTTTGCTCTTTGTCTGGTATTGGATTGAGAGACCCCACGAGACAAAACTcctttatttgttctatttggTTTGGTACCAACTGCCAAATGCTTTAGAACATGGATAAGCTTGATGACTAAGTAAAGATAGAGCAAAACAACATTTGATTTGCCAGTGAAGCTATTTATATCAAAATGGAAACTATTTCTTGGCCACTAGTATGGAATagaagttaaacagcaatgtgAATATCAGCAAAAACAGGTTTTCTCGGGCCTTTTTCCGGGTAGGCCCAACCCAGATTTGGGACCCGTCGAGTGCGGGTCTAGTAGAAATATTAGGAGACCCGTCGGGTATTTGGGTCGGATCCGGAACTAATGCAGTATAACGGGTCCGGGTCCGAATTTATTAATTTTGGCCTGGCCCCagcccgttgacaggcctaaaGCGAAGAAAGCAAAGAGtgttaaaaagtgaaaaatggtcTCAAGACAGAGGAACGAAACCTGTGAAGCTGAAATGGTTTCTGGTCCTCTGGAGTGGTCTATGGACAGAATGGTTTCTCAAGAACAATGCACAGAAATCAGCCTTGACACCACAGGAGCACAAGACCAGTTTCTCCCCTAGTGTCTctggctgaaatttgaatgcaaGTTGCATAACTTGTGGGCCTTGATTCCTTTTGAAACCACTCGTTCTTACTTTTGTTTAGAGCATTGACAAGACACTTTGATGATTAGAAGTAAAATTCAGTGGCCACCATGAAAGGATTTAAGTCTCTCCTTGGGTTGTAGGTAAGGGTTTAAATCCCACTTGCAGCGAAAAAAATTCAAGAGTAATGCTAAAGCACCCTTTTGGTCTAGTAAAATCTGTATATCTACTAGCCTCTAATATAAGCCTCTTTAGGCTCTCCTCCCCTATAGACTTAGATAGAATAGGTTATACAATTATcgttgccaaaaaaaaaagattagaaGTAAAGGTCAAGCATTATTGAGAAATAGCTTTTTGTGACTTCAaatcatttttatttcattaaTGCCACAACTCTTGACCTTTTGAAGGCATGTTTACATTGAAAGACACGAGAGTTCTCTATAAATAAAAGTTTGTGTCTTTCATTTGAGCTAAACTTGGAGGCTAAAGACACTCCTTCACTTTAGGATGTACttttcatatttattatttCTTTAGTGTAGGAGTAGAATAGATTAGTATAGTTTTTATCCACTCTTGTATTTGTAATTAAACTAGTAGAGGTGCCCTGCGCTATGCGTAGGGTGGGCACATGTGACCCGTGTTAATAGTGTGTTTTGTTTTATAAGTATTAATGTAAGAAATTATTTGGGTAAAATATACggaacccccctatggtttcgcGAAAAGACACGGAACCCCCCTATCGTTTAGAAACATACACATAAACGCCCTAAACTTCATAACTAAAGTGAAAATGACCTATAACCTGCTGAGTGAACTACTGATGATGGGTCTGCGAGGTTCTTTTGAAAAGATCGTGAGTTTCATTCCCAAGCTACCCTTCAGTTGCTATATAGAAGGCACTACATATTAGGGGAGAATAGATTTGAAGCTATCAAAGagtgaaaggaaaaaggaagaagatcTACTTCTGAGTATATCGAAGTCGTCATGTCCACTTCTGCAAATTTTGGAGGAGGTTTGACAGATCTAAGGTATGAATGGTCTCGATGCTTCTGCAAGaaaagagcaaaaatcaagatCGTGGAGTCCAACAAACCCTCAAAAGGTAGGCTGTATTACATTTGTGAAGATCAATCCTGCTCCTTTTGGGCATGGTGCAATCCTCTAAGAAGGGATGGAATGGGCAATGAATGTACTAGTAAAAGTCCAGAAGCAAGATTAGACAAAAGTTCTGGGTTCTCTCCAAGAGTGAACAGTAATGAAGGTATGCTGGCTGTGAACAATGGTGACATTTTGTTGGGGCTACATGCAAAGTTGAGTACGGTTGAAGGCACTATGGGGATGTTGAAAGTGATAATGATTTTATCTCTTATTATTTGTTGTTTATCTCTAGTTATTGCTGCTTATAGAAAATAGTAGTTTGGCTAGTGGCAGTATAATGATGTACCAAATAATGTAATGATTTTAGTTTATgaaaaaattccaaattttgTCATGATTTGTATTCTTGTCTGAAAGAAAGATAATAACCATACAACCTGTTTACTCATGAACCAACTATAATTTAGATAGTCATAATATGATAACCACAATCCAATATATGGCATTACAAAAAAGAGCAATAATGCTAATAATGTCATTACAAAAAAGAGCATCACTTACAAAATatgttaatccattatacaatGTTTGCTCTGAAGATAGCATGTATACCATTACAACTTGTTTACATGGACACAAGTCCTAAAAATAACATTCCTGatcctaatttttcttaaatcttttGGATCGAGAATTGGGGTTGTTATCAGTAACTGCAACAGTGCTGCTTTGCTGAGATGTTTGATGCACTGGTGCTTCTCTGGTTGGGGCTGAAGTGGAAGCCGTTCTTGCCCCTCGCTAGGTATTGCTTGTTGGAGCCTGCAACCAGAGTAAAAAATTTACTGTTGGAATAATTATCAAGAGTACATAGTGCAAGAAAAATTCAAGTACTTAAATGTACCTTGTACAACTTGGATTTGGGATGAAGAGGTTCCTTACAAGTTCTCCTATTATGGCAAGCTTTTAAACATCTCTTACAATATACTGGCAACCCCTTTTTGGAAGCTCTTTGTGGATCTCTCGGTTCATCCGGACCTCTTCTCCTAAGTTTTTTAGGTCTCCCAGGTTGTTTTTTCACAAATTGTGGATTTAACAGCTGCATTCCACTATCAATCCAGTGTTCTTTGGATGGAATAGCTCCAATGCTATAAGCATATGCCCTCAAGTATGCCTCTTTACTATAGCACTCATGGACATAGTTTTCAACCTTCATCCGCATGCTTTGAATGGCAGAAATAGCATGCACACATGGAATTCCAGTTAACTAGAATGCACCACATGAACAGCTTCTACGTTGCAAGTTCACAACGGAGGTTCTGTTGAAACCATCAACCTCAAATGATTCAATACTATCAAATATAGCAATACAATGTCTGCTATTCTCTACACTTTTGGCTAGCTTCTCAACAATGTTTAGACACAATTTGCCTCCATATTTCTCCATGCCTTGTCTCTTCAATGTCAATCGTTGCATTAACTTTCTTctgaaaaattcaagaaaagtcACAATTGGCTCGTCTCTTGCTTTTAAAATGTAGTTGTTAAAACTCTCATTCAGATTGTTGACTGAAATATCAGTCTTAGCAGCCATTCCATAATGTGCTCTAGACCACAAGTAATATGGCAGCCTTTTTAACCAACCAGCAGCAGTAAGGTTCTCTCCATTTTGTGGTTGAGCTATCTCCAAAGCATTCAATGCTCTCTTGAAATCATCACCATTAGTTGCTGATGCAGTAGCCCAAAACAATTCTCTCAATTCACTGTCTTTGAACTTTGCCTTAAAATTCTCAAACAGATGCTTAAGGCAAAATCTGTGTTCTATACCAGGAAATAGCTCTTCTATAGCATGTACCAGTCCTTTTTGCCTGTCAGAAATGAAGGTATAAGGCACTACATTGCCCCTTCCAATATAAGTAATCAGTTCCTTCAAAAATCAAGTCCAGCTATTATAGTTTTCCACTTCAACAATAGCAATGCCTATGGGAAACATATTGTCATTCTCATCCATTCCAAGTGCTGCTAACAGCTGACCTCCAAAGGGTCCCTTCAAAAAGCAACCATCTAGGCCAATGATTGGTCTACAACCTGCAAGAAAGCCCTTTTTAAGAGCACCCAAGCCATCGAACAGCCTTTGAAATGTTGCCCTTTCCTCAATAGACCTCCTGTCTATTTGTATAGCTATATGACTGTCTGGATTTGACTGTCTAACCGTGGCAGCATAATCCCACAGCCGTTCATATTGCTCCATATCACAACCTTTGATTGCCTCCCTGGCCTTCCTCTTAGTCCTGTATGCTTTTTTGCTACTTATATTAACCATGAATCTTCTTCTGGCATCATTAATAATGCCATCCAAGCTGCAATTAGGGTCATCTCGAACCTTCTCTTGAAACTTTCTGCTCAGATAAGTTGAGGTTGCATGCTTGTTAGTGTACTCTCTGCCGCAATGGTGCTCTCTCTTTAgtgttttgatttaaaaagtgTCAGTCCTATTAACTCTGCTTGCATGAATCCTCCAAGAATATCCTTTTACACATTTGGCAGTTATCCACCAACTGTCATTGTTGATATATAAAACTTCGTATCCCTCTCTAATGTTCCATTCCATAAGTACTTCTctaaattttgtaaaatgagtTAATTTCTTCCTAAcctttaattcaaaatttggcttgTTAAACTCCACTGAAGCATTGAAATATGAGTAGTCAGGCCCATTTTCATCACTAGAATATAGGAAGTCTTCATCTGCAGTCACAGGTTCATTCCATTCCTCACTGTCAAGGCCAATAGGTTGGTCTCCTCCATGCTGATGCTGTACTGTGGACTCCTCACCTTGTGCTTCCTCATGTTGTTGCTGCTGCTTATTCATGTCTTCAGTTTGCTGATGCTGTGTTGTGGACTCCTCAACTTGTGGTTGCTAATGTTGTTGTTGCTGCTCATTCAAGTCACCAATTTGCTGATTTGTTTGAGGTATAGTTGAACCAACAGTTGCAAAGATGTCCTCATCTTCTGCAAATTCTAGGCCTTCTCTCAACCAATCTGGACCAGGTTCTTCGTTTCCATCACAGTGATGCTGCTGTTCATTGTTGACTTGATTCTTCTCAATAGAGGTTCTGTCAAAGTCACAATGTTGTTCATTGTTGACTTGATTGGTCTCAACAGAGGTTCTGTCAAAGTTACATTGATTTTCACATTCTTCTTTACTTTGGTTCACTGAAGAAACCTCTTGCTGGCTGTCGACAGCATCTATTCTGGTTGTTTGCTGAAATAATTTTCTGACAGTTTTTGTAACTGCTCTCTTTACAGGTTGCACCACAGTTTGTCTTTTCCTCGATGGAGTTTTACCACCCTTTCTTCTGTTTTTCTTAGTTGGTTCGAAGGGATTTTGTGTGCCATCATTAGTTTCTACAGCAGTTGGGCCATCTAAATCATTTTCTTGCCCTCTTGTGTCACCAATATATGGTTCAAAACCAGTCAGATCAACAGGATTTTGTGAAGCTCCGACACCTTTTCTAGTCAAATCTGAATTTATCTCTGAAGAACCTTCATTGTACGGTAAAGCAAGTGGACCATCATTCGTCACTCTTTCGAATAAGAGCTTACCATCTGGTGAGATAATTTTGAGAGGCGTCTGACCTGCCTCTACATATATTTGCATATAAGGAAGCCCTTCATAAAGGTAGTCAACAATTCTATGTCCACGTCATCATTTATTGGGATAACACCTACATTCACATCATGGTCTGGAATGGAATACCAAAATTTTGCACATGCCgcttctttttcaattttggagtACAGGTTGAAtaatgaaaatgttgataactCATCAGGATCGCAATTGTGAAACACTCTCACTAAATCACTTGTATACCTAATATTGGGATGATGTATAAACCGCCCACCATAGTGCATGTGGATATCCACTGTCCTAAAAGGATCCGACATGGTCCCCAATCTAAATTATTTAATCAACACTTTTAGAATTCAAATATAGATTAATAAACTATATTAAGCTACATCACACTTTTAGATTATAACAACAATCAGATTATTAAGTGAAATCTGATTTGTAGTCAAATCCAAACCCGACACATATTTTTTCCTCCTGACATCAACCACATACTCCAAAAAAGACCcatattctccaaaaaaaactaaaaaaattaagATCTTTACATTTTTAAACCCTATTTTCTCTGATAAATCACCTAAATATGGGCCACCAAATATAAAAATGACAGATATAGGGTAATGTGGGTTAATGTGGAAAAGGAATAAACAAATTGGAAAAGGATTACAAATCCTAAACATTAAATGGACTGAATATTGAACAATAAGTTCTGATTCTTACCTAGAAATGTCGAACAAGCTTCACGATCAGATTTCCTCACCAATCTGTCTTTCCCTTCTTCGCGACCGAATGCAGCATCATGATCAGATACAACCACCAATCTGTCACTTCCTTCTTCGCGATCGAATGCAGCCACGGCTTTTTCAAATCAGATTCACGATATTTCAGCAACAATTTAGTATACAAATCCCTTGTCTTAGGATTTTTTTCTTACACAGGATGAACAAGAAAAGAGTCAGTTGTTCATTCTCTCTCCCTTTCTATTATAAATGAGGGTATTTTGGGTATTCGACCTGCAGCCGGTAACTCAACCGGTTAAGAAGTCTATTTCCACTTTAGTTATGAAGTTTAGGGCGTTTATGTGTATGTTTCTAAACGATAGGAGGGTTCCGTGTCTTTTcgtgaaaccataggggggttccGTGTATTTTatccaaattattttataatatgtaaAATAATTGTGAGGTAGCTGTTTTCGATTAAATGAGGATTATTGGAAAGAATTATTGGTAGGTTGTTGTATAAAATATTGTTTAATGTTGAATAAAGATTTGGTATGTATGTGTTGTAAAGTAGCGGACTATAAGAAAAGCAATGAGCAGCgaaattgtaattttttatagTTATTTTATATTGGACGAATTTCTACAAGTTCATCATCGAATATGTGCATTCGATATTTGTTCATTCCTAAATGGGAAATTATGAGAATATAGCCTGGTCTAATAACATGGTATCGCAACATTTTTTTCCACCCATGGGTTAAAAGATTATCTTCAACTTTGATGTCCCAACATTTGTGTTGACAATAAAAGATGATTATGTTGTTTTTGGGAAAATATGAGCAGTATCTTCGGGATGTAGCTcctgcaaaataaaatagattATTAAAGCAAAgtgatttaatttttgtttttgcatgGGCTAAtataagtttgaaaatttttgctTACCAAGATTTCCATATCTGTGGTTGTGATGACTACATAAAATGCGAACTTTGTGAGGAAAAGTTTCTCTTGCAGAAAAAATGCCTGTAATTTTTAAGTAGATAAATAGGAAGTTGTATTGATTATATATGAGGATATAGTGTATTAATATTTGTTTTACCGTATTCCTTGTGCATATGTGGTTCAATAGGGACGATATTCCATTCGTAGAAGCTTGTGCAGTGATCTGGATTGAAAATTTGAACTCTAAATGTCATGACTCCAATGTGCCACAAATGAAGCAAGGAATTTGGCTCTAGATTGTGATCTTCGATGAATTTTTTCCAACCTGAGTTTTGAGGATTTTCATCTAGTTTTAGAAACCATATTTTATTTCCAACTTTAAATATTGTTGTTCTTCTTATGTGTGGTTGCAGATTATGCATGAATTTTGGTGGGATGACCTGCAATTTAGATTTAAATATGGGTTATATATGTTTTGGAGATAAATTATATATAGTAGAgcaattttataaatttaataCCAATGTCTTTGTTTCTGGTCCATCATATTGCATCAAGAATGCATTGATTGGAGAAACTGCAATGGGAAAGAAATGAGTAGTTATTTAGGAAGTAAGTTTGATGTACAtagacatttttttttgttctaaatAGGAATTGTACCTAAATGAAGATGAACTGGAGGATATGGTTGTATAAAAGAGGCAAACCAGCTAATGATATGTGCATCGTGTGTCCAGAGCTCTGTCGATGGTTGATATAATCTGTAGATTATGCTTTCTTGGAGCCATGGAgctatttgataagttggacGTAAATTGCGGTGCGGTGTGGCTATTACGGCAGTAGTTGGATGACCATTCTGATCAACAAGGTAATAGGTAGTTTTTATGAGTGCAAATGAAAGCTCTTCATGATCAACTTGCCAGTGTATGAACATAGGTGGTTCCATTGATTTTTTAGGTAATGTGGATAAGAATGGAAGTTGTTAAGGTGGTATAGTTTGTGTTAGTTACTGGGTTGTATTTTGGTTTTGGTATTGAGGAAAGAATGTGCTTGGATGGGTATTTATAGAGAAAGAAAGAATGTGTTTGGTGGAGTATTGTCAAGAAAAGGTTTGGTTTTGAGCATGTGCGTGAGTAatgttgaaatgttatatgtgATGTATTTagtattagattttttttattttagtggcTAGGATCATGCATAGAAAGTGCTGAAGAAATCTGGTTTGATAGATTCTTGAAAATGACATAAAGGTGTCTACCATTATATAGGAGACAGGAAAGTACTAAGTGATAGACGCAAATAGACATGCATCTGTGGATAATAAAATGCAAGTGAATTTGTTTATAGATGACAAAGGATAAATTTGGgtgaaaaaaattatattttgttaATTGTTTGGGTAATTATGGTTTTAAAATGAATGGACGATGTATATTTTTATAGTtaggaatttttttaaaaatatgttCTATTAGTTAGCATTGTAGCTTCGATACAGGGATAGGGGTGTTGTGGTTTGGAGCTAATTTTGTTATGTTGTACAAGGAATAAATTATGTGGTATAATTGGTGtatatttgttattttttttaatctgctGGGCATATGGCTGCATTAATTTTTGCTTTCAAAgattgagaaaaatgaaagattatggATAAAGTGAATTctgaagaaaaatagaaaagttAATATAAGGTCTCTAATAAACTATCTATAATAGTGAAAATAGAGAGAATAGGCTGGTGTAATGATAAAGTTGGATAGAGAGGTATTTATAAATCCAATATAATGGACGATAAAGTTGATAGGAAGCATAAAACTAACTATAAagagaataaaaagaaaagcgCGAGGAtagttataaaaatgaaatttagtaATACATATAGGTGCataaaaattaacaacaaaAGAGGTTTTGCAACTGAAGTCATTATATTGGGGATGGTGTTTCGATTTGGTATGACCAGAGTACCATTCGTGGGTCCTGCAAAGCACATTTTTCTCTTCGATTTTCAGCACAGATAATGACTTGATAATCGAGCATTGCTGTAGAGAGGAAGAATAAGAGCTCATTCATTATTCCATCAATTTCCATGATAAATTCTATCCATCCTTCTCTAAGACAATTGTTTCTGCAGTGTGCTTGACCATGGATGTTTTGTCTATGCAGCTGAATGATTGAAGCAGAGGCATTTGTCTGGGTTGCTGTGTTGACTTTGAAAGGCAGTTTCTGCGAGCATATGTTATGAATTAGCTTTACTACACGATAATTTGTAGGTATAAATAATGTATAGAGAGATTATACCAATTCAAGGATGTCCTCAAGGGTAAGTCAACGGAAGAATGCTGGAAAAGTTAAATTCTGTGTGAAATTGTTTGATAAGCCGATCATAACTTCTTGATAGATACAAGCAGAGCTGTCAAAATGCATTTGTACAAATGGATCAGGCTGTggtttatgtgttagttgcgTTGTCCAGGGAAATATCTATTGCTGATAATTTTTTCCAAAGATGGCTGCATTGAATTCCATGTTTCGTAGATGTTTAAATAGAATGGCATCACCTGTTTTGAGATCATGGTCTTTAGCAAAGTCA
The genomic region above belongs to Coffea arabica cultivar ET-39 chromosome 7c, Coffea Arabica ET-39 HiFi, whole genome shotgun sequence and contains:
- the LOC140010681 gene encoding uncharacterized protein, which encodes MNKQQQQHEEAQGEESTVQHQHGGDQPIGLDSEEWNEPVTADEDFLYSSDENGPDYSYFNASVEFNKPNFELKREHHCGREYTNKHATSTYLSRKFQEKVRDDPNCSLDGIINDARRRFMVNISSKKAYRTKRKAREAIKGCDMEQYERLWDYAATVRQSNPDSHIAIQIDRRSIEERATFQRLFDGLGALKKGFLAGCRPIIGLDGCFLKGPFGGQLLAALGMDENDNMFPIGIAIELITYIGRGNVVPYTFISDRQKGLVHAIEELFPGIEHRFCLKHLFENFKAKFKDSELRELFWATASATNGDDFKRALNALEIAQPQNGENLTAAGWLKRLPYYLWSRAHYGMAAKTDISVNNLNESFNNYILKARDEPIVTFLEFFRRKLMQRLTLKRQGMEKYGGKLCLNIVEKLAKSVENSRHCIAIFDSIESFEVDGFNRTSVVNLQRRSCSCGAF